A DNA window from Impatiens glandulifera chromosome 7, dImpGla2.1, whole genome shotgun sequence contains the following coding sequences:
- the LOC124945305 gene encoding vacuolar-sorting receptor 1-like isoform X1 yields MRKLGFWVCFWFLLNGSSCLGKFNVEKNSLRITAPNSLKDTYECAIGNFGIPQYGGSMMGTVVYPSSNQNSCKNFDDFSISFKSQPGSQPIFILVDRGDCFFTLKAWNAQNAGAAAILVADDISEPLITMDIPEEEGDSRSDYFQNITIPSALINQSLGNSIKKVLSSNNERVIISLDWKEALPHPDDRVEYEFWTNSNDECGPKCLNQINFVKNFKGTAQILEQKGYTQFTPRYITWICPEEFLLTNQCKSQCINHGRYCAPDPEQDFTKGYEGKDVVLQNLRQACFFKISNETGKPWLWWDYVTDFSIRCSMKEQKYTTDCANEVIKSLSMDVKEIEKCIGNPDADEENQVLKAEQEAQIGKGSRGDVTILPTLVINNGQYRGKLDKSAVLKAICASFQERTEPALCLSEDIETNECLQNNGGCWQDKAANITACRDTFRGRVCECPIVQGVMFVGDGYTHCEASGALQCAVNNGGCWRETQEDKTYSACLDNNSKGCTCPLGFKGDGVHTCQDIDECKEKTACTCSGCKCKNTWGSYECSCSGNNLFYLRELDTCIGNKDRPVCFFFCFFFIFDTSTFVAGKDVKTESWSTIWVVILGLAAIGIGGYAIYKYRIRSFMDSEIRVIMAQYMPLDSQVEEHLLSRGGV; encoded by the exons ATGAGAAAGTTGGGGTTTTGGGTTTGCTTTTGGTTTCTCTTAAATGGGTCGTCATGCTTGGGAAAGTTTAATGTAGAGAAGAACAGTTTAAGGATAACCGCACCAAACTCTTTGAAAGATACGTATGAATGCGCAATTGGGAATTTTGGAATCCCTCAATATGGAGGAAGTATGATGGGTACTGTAGTTTACCCCTCGTCTAACCAGAATTCATGCAAGAACTTCGACGATTTTAGTATCTCATTCAAATCACAGCCTGGTAGCCAGCCAATCTTCATACTCGTCGATCGAGGAG ACTGTTTTTTCACTTTGAAGGCATGGAATGCACAAAACGCTGGAGCAGCAGCTATTCTTGTTGCAGACGATATATCAGAACCGTTAATCACTATGGATATCCCCGAAGAAGAAGGTGATTCTAGAAGCGATTATTTTCAGAACATAACGATTCCGTCTGCTCTTATCAACCAATCATTGGGTAATAGCATCAAGAAAGTGTTGTCTTCGAACAATGAGAGGGTTATCATAAGTCTTGATTGGAAGGAGGCTCTTCCCCATCCAGACGATCGAGTTGAGTATGAATTCTGGACTAACAGTAACGATGAATGTGGACCCAAATGTCTGAATCAGATTAACTTtgtcaagaatttcaaaggAACTGCTCAGATTCTTGAACAGAAGGGATATACTCAGTTTACGCCTCGTTACATAACTTGGATTTGCCCTGAGGAGTTTCTTTTGACCAATCAATGCAAGTCTCAGTGTATCAACCATGGAAGGTATTGCGCACCTGATCCAGAACAGGATTTTACAAAAGGGTATGAGGGGAAGGATGTTGTTCTTCAGAATCTAAGACAAGCTTGTTTCTTTAAGATTTCTAATGAAACTGGGAAACCTTGGCTTTGGTGGGACTATGTTACTGATTTTTCTATTCGATGTTCCATGAAAGAACAGAAGTATACTACCGATTGCGCGAATGAAGTCATCAAATCGCTTT CTATGGATGTGAAGGAAATAGAGAAATGCATAGGGAATCCTGATGCAGATGAAGAAAACCAGGTTCTTAAGGCTGAACAAGAGGCACAGATTGGAAAAGGGTCTCGTGGGGATGTTACGATATTGCCAACACTTGTTATAAACAACGGACAGTATAGAG GTAAACTTGACAAGAGTGCAGTTCTGAAAGCTATCTGCGCTAGCTTTCAGGAAAGAACAGAGCCTGCTCTTTGTTTAAGCGAag ATATTGAAACAAATGAATGCTTGCAAAACAATGGCGGTTGCTGGCAGGATAAGGCAGCTAACATCACTGCATGCCGG GATACATTTCGAGGAAGAGTGTGTGAATGCCCTATTGTGCAGGGTGTAATGTTTGTGGGTGATGGATATACTCATTGTGAAG CTTCGGGAGCATTACAGTGTGCGGTTAATAATGGGGGTTGTTGGAGGGAAACTCAGGAAGACAAGACGTATTCTGCTTGTCTT GACAACAATTCAAAAGGATGCACATGTCCATTAGGATTCAAGGGTGATGGAGTCCACACATGCCAAg ACATTGACGAATGCAAGGAGAAGACAGCTTGTACATGTTCAGGGTGTAAATGCAAGAACACTTGGGGTAGTTATGAATGCAGCTGTAGTGGCAATAATCTATTTTACCTGCGAGAACTCGATACATGCATAGGTAATAAAGATAGACCTGTTTgcttttttttttgcttttttttcaTCTTTGACACTTCAACTTTTGTTGCAGGCAAGGATGTTAAGACGGAGAGCTGGAGTACGATTTGGGTTGTTATTCTTGGATTGGCTGCTATTGGAATTGGTGGATATGCAATTTACAAATACAGGATTCGG AGCTTCATGGATTCAGAGATTCGCGTAATTATGGCACAGTACATGCCATTGGATAGTCAAGTTGAGGAACATCTTCTTTCTAGAGGAGGTGTTTGA
- the LOC124945305 gene encoding vacuolar-sorting receptor 1-like isoform X2, whose translation MRKLGFWVCFWFLLNGSSCLGKFNVEKNSLRITAPNSLKDTYECAIGNFGIPQYGGSMMGTVVYPSSNQNSCKNFDDFSISFKSQPGSQPIFILVDRGDCFFTLKAWNAQNAGAAAILVADDISEPLITMDIPEEEGDSRSDYFQNITIPSALINQSLGNSIKKVLSSNNERVIISLDWKEALPHPDDRVEYEFWTNSNDECGPKCLNQINFVKNFKGTAQILEQKGYTQFTPRYITWICPEEFLLTNQCKSQCINHGRYCAPDPEQDFTKGYEGKDVVLQNLRQACFFKISNETGKPWLWWDYVTDFSIRCSMKEQKYTTDCANEVIKSLSMDVKEIEKCIGNPDADEENQVLKAEQEAQIGKGSRGDVTILPTLVINNGQYRGKLDKSAVLKAICASFQERTEPALCLSEDIETNECLQNNGGCWQDKAANITACRDTFRGRVCECPIVQGVMFVGDGYTHCEASGALQCAVNNGGCWRETQEDKTYSACLDNNSKGCTCPLGFKGDGVHTCQDIDECKEKTACTCSGCKCKNTWGSYECSCSGNNLFYLRELDTCIGKDVKTESWSTIWVVILGLAAIGIGGYAIYKYRIRSFMDSEIRVIMAQYMPLDSQVEEHLLSRGGV comes from the exons ATGAGAAAGTTGGGGTTTTGGGTTTGCTTTTGGTTTCTCTTAAATGGGTCGTCATGCTTGGGAAAGTTTAATGTAGAGAAGAACAGTTTAAGGATAACCGCACCAAACTCTTTGAAAGATACGTATGAATGCGCAATTGGGAATTTTGGAATCCCTCAATATGGAGGAAGTATGATGGGTACTGTAGTTTACCCCTCGTCTAACCAGAATTCATGCAAGAACTTCGACGATTTTAGTATCTCATTCAAATCACAGCCTGGTAGCCAGCCAATCTTCATACTCGTCGATCGAGGAG ACTGTTTTTTCACTTTGAAGGCATGGAATGCACAAAACGCTGGAGCAGCAGCTATTCTTGTTGCAGACGATATATCAGAACCGTTAATCACTATGGATATCCCCGAAGAAGAAGGTGATTCTAGAAGCGATTATTTTCAGAACATAACGATTCCGTCTGCTCTTATCAACCAATCATTGGGTAATAGCATCAAGAAAGTGTTGTCTTCGAACAATGAGAGGGTTATCATAAGTCTTGATTGGAAGGAGGCTCTTCCCCATCCAGACGATCGAGTTGAGTATGAATTCTGGACTAACAGTAACGATGAATGTGGACCCAAATGTCTGAATCAGATTAACTTtgtcaagaatttcaaaggAACTGCTCAGATTCTTGAACAGAAGGGATATACTCAGTTTACGCCTCGTTACATAACTTGGATTTGCCCTGAGGAGTTTCTTTTGACCAATCAATGCAAGTCTCAGTGTATCAACCATGGAAGGTATTGCGCACCTGATCCAGAACAGGATTTTACAAAAGGGTATGAGGGGAAGGATGTTGTTCTTCAGAATCTAAGACAAGCTTGTTTCTTTAAGATTTCTAATGAAACTGGGAAACCTTGGCTTTGGTGGGACTATGTTACTGATTTTTCTATTCGATGTTCCATGAAAGAACAGAAGTATACTACCGATTGCGCGAATGAAGTCATCAAATCGCTTT CTATGGATGTGAAGGAAATAGAGAAATGCATAGGGAATCCTGATGCAGATGAAGAAAACCAGGTTCTTAAGGCTGAACAAGAGGCACAGATTGGAAAAGGGTCTCGTGGGGATGTTACGATATTGCCAACACTTGTTATAAACAACGGACAGTATAGAG GTAAACTTGACAAGAGTGCAGTTCTGAAAGCTATCTGCGCTAGCTTTCAGGAAAGAACAGAGCCTGCTCTTTGTTTAAGCGAag ATATTGAAACAAATGAATGCTTGCAAAACAATGGCGGTTGCTGGCAGGATAAGGCAGCTAACATCACTGCATGCCGG GATACATTTCGAGGAAGAGTGTGTGAATGCCCTATTGTGCAGGGTGTAATGTTTGTGGGTGATGGATATACTCATTGTGAAG CTTCGGGAGCATTACAGTGTGCGGTTAATAATGGGGGTTGTTGGAGGGAAACTCAGGAAGACAAGACGTATTCTGCTTGTCTT GACAACAATTCAAAAGGATGCACATGTCCATTAGGATTCAAGGGTGATGGAGTCCACACATGCCAAg ACATTGACGAATGCAAGGAGAAGACAGCTTGTACATGTTCAGGGTGTAAATGCAAGAACACTTGGGGTAGTTATGAATGCAGCTGTAGTGGCAATAATCTATTTTACCTGCGAGAACTCGATACATGCATAG GCAAGGATGTTAAGACGGAGAGCTGGAGTACGATTTGGGTTGTTATTCTTGGATTGGCTGCTATTGGAATTGGTGGATATGCAATTTACAAATACAGGATTCGG AGCTTCATGGATTCAGAGATTCGCGTAATTATGGCACAGTACATGCCATTGGATAGTCAAGTTGAGGAACATCTTCTTTCTAGAGGAGGTGTTTGA
- the LOC124944768 gene encoding leucine-rich repeat receptor-like protein kinase PXC2, producing MLLNIFTYIFLFSSTFFFSYLIASTDPPFNDDVLGLIAFKAGLIDPESKLSSWNEDDDDPFNWVGVKCDPDTRRVTELNLDGFTLSGHIGRSLLRVQFLQVLSLSGNNFNGTINPILSQFENLLVLDLSHNSLSGSIPDELFRQCRSLKTVSLGGNNLTGPIPDSLNMCLTLEQIDFSSNQLSGSLESGIWSISKLQSLDLSNNFFVGEIPVGIGSLNALKAVNLSMNNLNGELPADIGDCLSLKSIDYSWNFLSGDIPDSIKKLGFCQVLCLSGNSFTGEVPEWIGEMTSLEILDLSANNLTGRIPSSIGELRFLKEVNLSMNMLSGGLPESIRSCNNLLLLDVGQNLLTGNFPPWIFGSSLQTVSLSGNKLSGEINFPSSLSSPDLQMLDVSSNSLSGEVSYGVGRFSNLKFLNLSGNYFVGSIPSSIGELNFTEVIDFSSNELHGSIPSEIGSAYSLQKLNLGKNFLSGDIPIQIGNCFRLIALILSENNLTGSIPLEITNLTELELVDLSFNELSGSLPKELTNLSHLLQFNISHNRFQGELPVGGFFNTIPLSSVSNNPSMCGSILNNSCPAVHPKPLVLNPNSSSGPNSGPLSSNFSRRKIGLSISAFIAIAAAIFIIMGVVIITVLNIHARSSIARAAAAAFKAPPSSNEDDCSRSPGNDSSCGKLVMFSGEAGFDSGAQSLLNKDSELGRGGFGSVYKTVLNDGRSVAIKKLNISSLIKSQEEFEREIKILSEVRHKNLVAVEGYYWTPSLQLVMNEYVSNGTLYKHLHECGNEEEGLNWRQRLKAILGIAKGLCFLHEQNLIHYNIKSTNVLIDETGEAKVGDYGLARLLPMLDRYILSCKIQSALGYMAPEFACRTVKITEKCDVYGFGILVLEVVTGKRPVEYMEDDVVVLCDLVRGAVEEGRAEDCVDSKMKGGFQAEEVIPVIKLGLICASQVPSNRPDMEEVVKILELIC from the exons atgctgtTGAACATTTTCACTTAcatttttctcttctcttccaccttcttcTTTTCCTACCTTATAGCTTCTACTGACCCACCTTTCAACGACGACGTATTGGGTTTGATCGCTTTCAAAGCTGGACTTATAGACCCAGAATCAAAGCTATCGTCTTGgaatgaagacgatgatgacCCTTTCAACTGGGTTGGTGTAAAATGCGACCCGGATACACGACGGGTTACTGAGTTGAATCTCGATGGGTTTACTTTGTCTGGTCATATTGGTAGAAGCCTACTCAGGGTTCAATTTCTTCAGGTTTTATCTCTTTCTGGAAACAACTTTAATGGAACTATAAACCCTATTTTATCTCAATTTGAAAACTTGTTGGTTCTTGATTTGAGTCATAATAGTTTATCTGGGTCAATCCCAGATGAGCTTTTTCGGCAATGTCGTTCGTTGAAAACTGTATCCCTCGGTGGAAACAATCTCACTGGTCCAATCCCAGATTCTTTGAATATGTGTTTGACGTTAGAACAGATTGATTTCAGTTCTAATCAGCTATCTGGGTCATTGGAATCAGGAATTTGGTCTATCAGTAAACTCCAATCTCTTGATTTATCAAATAACTTCTTTGTTGGAGAGATTCCAGTAGGAATTGGGAGTTTGAATGCTCTGAAAGCTGTCAATCTGAGTATGAACAATCTAAATGGAGAGCTACCAGCTGACATTGGTGATTGTCTGTCGTTGAAATCTATCGATTACAGTTGGAATTTTCTATCTGGTGACATTCCTGATTCCATAAAGAAACTGGGTTTCTGCCAAGTTCTATGTTTAAGTGGGAATTCATTCACTGGTGAAGTCCCGGAATGGATTGGGGAAATGACAAGTCTTGAAATTCTAGATCTTTCTGCAAATAACTTAACCGGACGAATTCCGAGTTCAATTGGCGAACTTCGGTTCTTGAAAGAAGTTAATTTGTCCATGAACATGCTTTCCGGTGGTCTGCCGGAGTCGATTAGAAGCTGTAATAACCTACTGTTGTTAGACGTTGGTCAGAATTTATTAACTGGAAACTTCCCTCCATGGATTTTTGGATCATCATTACAGACTGTTTCTCTTTCTGGAAACAAGCTTAGTGGAGAGATCAATTTTCCTTCATCTTTGTCTTCACCTGATCTTCAAATGTTGGATGTGTCTTCCAATTCACTGTCGGGTGAAGTTTCATATGGAGTTGGGAGATTCAGTAACTTGAAATTCTTGAATCTTTCAGGCAACTATTTCGTCGGTTCCATTCCGAGTTCTATCGGTGAATTGAACTTCACAGAGGTTATTGATTTCAGCTCTAATGAACTTCATGGAAGCATTCCTTCTGAAATTGGTAGTGCATATTCGCTTCAGAAGCTAAACCTTGGGAAGAACTTCCTTAGTGGGGATATCCCAATTCAGATTGGAAACTGTTTTCGACTAATTGCTCT GATTTTGTCTGAAAATAATCTTACTGGTTCAATTCCTTTAGAGATCACAAACCTAACGGAGCTCGAACTTGTAGATTTATCTTTCAATGAACTTTCTGGAAGTTTACCCAAAGAACTAACAAACCTTTCTCACCTTCTTCAATTCAACATCTCCCATAACCGTTTTCAGGGCGAACTTCCGGTCGGAGGTTTCTTCAACACCATCCCACTTTCCTCCGTTTCCAACAATCCATCAATGTGCGGTTCAATCCTCAATAACTCGTGCCCTGCAGTCCACCCTAAACCCTTAGTCCTAAACCCAAATTCCTCGTCAGGCCCCAACAGTGGTCCTCTCTCAAGCAACTTCTCTCGCCGGAAAATTGGTCTCAGCATCTCTGCTTTCATCGCCATTGCTGCCGCCATATTTATCATCATGGGGGTTGTTATCATCACCGTACTTAATATTCATGCTCGTTCTTCGATAGCCCGTGCAGCCGCTGCTGCCTTTAAAGCTCCCCCATCCTCGAACGAGGACGATTGCAGTCGTTCGCCGGGGAACGACTCGAGTTGTGGAAAACTGGTTATGTTCTCCGGCGAGGCAGGGTTTGATTCAGGAGCTCAATCGCTGTTGAACAAGGATAGCGAGCTTGGGAGAGGTGGGTTTGGTTCTGTTTACAAGACCGTGTTAAACGATGGCCGATCAGTGGCGATCAAGAAGCTTAACATATCGAGTTTGATAAAATCGCAAGAGGAATTCGAAAGGGAGATTAAGATTCTGAGTGAGGTAAGACACAAGAATTTGGTGGCAGTGGAAGGTTATTATTGGACACCGTCGTTACAACTTGTGATGAACGAGTACGTTTCAAATGGAACTCTGTACAAGCATCTCCATGAATGTGGCAACGAGGAGGAAGGCCTCAATTGGCGGCAGAGATTGAAGGCGATATTGGGGATCGCAAAAGGGTTGTGTTTCTTGCACGAACAGAATTTGATACATTACAACATTAAATCAACAAACGTATTGATAGACGAAACAGGGGAGGCGAAAGTTGGGGATTACGGATTGGCAAGGCTACTACCAATGTTGGATCGTTATATATTGAGTTGTAAGATACAGAGTGCACTCGGGTATATGGCGCCCGAGTTTGCTTGTCGAACTGTGAAGATAACAGAGAAATGCGACGTTTATGGATTTGGAATTTTGGTTTTGGAAGTGGTTACGGGTAAGAGGCCGGTTGAATACATGGAGGATGATGTTGTTGTGCTTTGCGATTTGGTTCGAGGGGCGGTTGAGGAAGGGAGGGCAGAGGATTGCGTTGATTCGAAAATGAAGGGAGGATTTCAGGCTGAGGAAGTTATTCCGGTTATAAAACTAGGATTGATTTGTGCTTCTCAAGTGCCTTCGAATAGGCCGGATATGGAAGAAGTTGTTAAGATCTTGGAGCTCATTTGTTAG
- the LOC124945044 gene encoding B3 domain-containing protein Os07g0679700-like, giving the protein MASKTCTNGLCGTTSSPEWKKGWPLRSGEFSNLCDKCGSSYEQLIFCETFHSNDSGWRECSFCGKRLHCGCIASSSLLELMDGGGVICIGCTKDTRHHSFPNGEEPKVGISLKELLPYCNKDTRDDGQVKEEVLLPPTSMSLSVGSSRIAKVNFGIKEIYESLAHTSLTIALASPSTNPNPNPNPSSFHGLVEERVAEKTSSSLQQVPKSRHIFPRLPKSILSAELEANAGMAQPIRVARPPAEGRVKNQLLPRYWPRITDQELQEISGDSNSTIVPLFEKVLSASDAGRIGRLVLPKACAEAYFPPISQPEGLPLRIQDVKGKEWVFQFRFWPNNNSRMYVLEGVTPCIQSMQLQAGDTVTFSRMDPDGKLLMGFRRASNSTALQTTKESSDPHINTYPKQLNSGAGDFSWLVMEKHGTDIREGLMSSLMHVPERKRSRNLGPKSKRLLIDSIDALELKLTWEEAQDILQPPNSLKPTVVTIDDNEFEEYDEPPVFGKTSIFTASMSGEQCQWTQCDVCSKWRRVSADILLPPKWTCLENVWDQSRSSCSAPDELGPKELEILLRQYKEFKKRRIAISHRLMQEQGSPGDPSAVIGDESSEPGTTLVATTTKHPRHRPGCSCIVCIQPPSGKGKHKPTCTCNVCMTVKRRFNTLMMRKKKRQSDREAEIAQRNQYDPEIESRQLNLPPPNREDQSEAAAAAAAGESSGKGRLDLNSKPERDRQVVSMRSLLEAANQPLENYLRQNGLSSLVSDQQQQQQPSSGSSRSVQEAMGDDECVVGSTVAIGEEQESVDNDDLDRARSDPNWCNLP; this is encoded by the exons ATGGCATCAAAAACTTGTACAAATGGATTGTGCGGGACAACATCATCTCCTGAATGGAAAAAGGGTTGGCCTTTACGGTCTGGGGAGTTCTCCAATCTGTGCGACAAGTGCGG ATCTTCTTATGAACAACTAATATTTTGTGAAACATTTCACTCAAATGATTCTGGTTGGAGAGAATGCAGTTTCTGTGGTAAG CGTCTTCATTGTGGATGTATTGCATCGAGTTCATTACTAGAGTTAATGGATGGTGGTGGAGTAATCTGTATTGGATGTACCAAAGACACCAGACATCATTCT TTCCCAAATGGTGAAGAGCCCAAAGTGGGAATTAGCCTGAAAGAATTGCTTCCATATTGTAATAAGGATACACGTGATGATGGTCAAGTGAAAGAGGAAGTTCTTCTGCCTCCAACAAGCATGAGCTTATCAGTTGGTTCTTCTCGAATTGCCAAAGTTAATTTTGGGATAAAAGAGATTTATGAATCTCTGGCTCACACAAGCTTGACCATTGCCTTGGCTTCTCCTTCAACTAATCCTAATCCTAATCCTAATCCTAGTTCCTTTCATGGTTTAGTTGAAGAAAGGGTAGCCGAGAAAACAAGTTCTTCCCTTCAACAAGTCCCAAAATCTCGTCATATTTTTCCCAGACTGCCCAAGTCAATTCTTTCCGCAGAATTGGAGGCTAATGCTGGTATGGCTCAGCCTATACGCGTGGCTAGGCCACCTGCTGAAGGAAGGGTTAAGAATCAGTTGCTTCCACGTTATTGGCCCAGAATTACAGATCAAGAATTGCAGGAGATATCTGGAGA CTCAAATTCAACAATCGTGCCACTGTTCGAGAAGGTTCTTAGTGCTAGTGATGCTGGTCGAATTGGTCGATTGGTTCTTCCTAAAGCTTGTGCTGAA GCGTATTTTCCGCCTATCTCTCAACCTGAGGGACTTCCATTGAGGATTCAAGATGTGAAAGGAAAAGAATGGGTATTTCAGTTCAGATTTTGGCCAAATAATAACAGCAGAATGTATGTTTTGGAGGGCGTAACCCCCTGCATACAGTCCATGCAATTACAAGCTGGAGATACAG TAACATTCAGCCGCATGGATCCAGATGGGAAGCTTCTTATGGGGTTCAGAAGAGCATCGAATTCTACAGCTTTACAG ACAACGAAAGAGAGCTCTGACCCGCATATAAACACATATCCAAAACAGTTGAATTCTGGTGCTGGGGATTTCAGCTGGCTGGTAATGGAGAAGCATGGGACTGATATCAGAGAAGGTTTGATGTCGTCTTTAATGCATGTTCCAGAAAGGAAAAGAAGCCGGAATCTCGGGCCAAAGAGTAAAAGGTTGCTTATTGATAGCATAGATGCTCTTGAGCTGAAACTAACGTGGGAAGAAGCGCAGGATATTCTTCAACCACCAAACAGCTTAAAGCCAACTGTTGTCACTATTGATGACAATGAATTTGAAGAATATGATGAACCTCCAGTTTTTGGAAAAACAAGCATTTTTACTGCATCTATGTCGGG TGAACAATGTCAGTGGACACAATGCGATGTTTGCTCGAAGTGGAGAAGGGTGTCTGCTGATATTCTTCTTCCTCCCAAATGGACTTGTCTCGAAAACGTTTGGGATCAAAGCAG GTCCTCATGCTCCGCTCCTGATGAACTGGGTCCAAAAGAACTCGAAATTCTTCTCAGACAGTACAAAG AGTTCAAGAAACGGAGAATCGCGATCAGCCATCGGTTAATGCAGGAACAAGGTTCACCAGGAGATCCCTCGGCAGTTATAGGTGACGAATCGAGCGAACCAGGAACCACATTGGTAGCAACAACCACAAAGCATCCCCGACACAGGCCAGGCTGTTCATGCATAGTCTGCATTCAACCTCCAAGTGGGAAAGGAAAGCACAAACCAACATGCACGTGCAACGTTTGCATGACAGTCAAACGTCGTTTCAACACATTAATGATGAGAAAAAAGAAACGCCAATCTGATCGCGAAGCAGAGATTGCCCAAAGAAATCAGTATGATCCCGAAATAGAAAGTCGTCAGTTAAATCTACCTCCACCTAACCGAGAAGACCAATCAGAGGCGGCGGCAGCAGCAGCAGCGGGTGAGAGTAGTGGAAAGGGACGATTAGATTTGAATTCAAAACCAGAAAGAGACAGGCAGGTGGTGAGTATGAGGAGTCTTCTTGAAGCTGCAAACCAACCTTTGGAGAATTACTTAAGGCAGAATGGTCTTTCCAGTTTGGTTTCAgatcagcagcagcagcaacaacCGAGTTCAGGATCATCACGGTCTGTGCAAGAAGCAATGGGGGACGATGAATGTGTTGTTGGATCG